A portion of the Rhodopseudomonas sp. BAL398 genome contains these proteins:
- a CDS encoding bifunctional alpha/beta hydrolase/OsmC family protein, with protein sequence MPIERFQFPGIGGHQLSASLDLPDGEPTAFALFAHCFTCGKDVLAARRIAAQLTAHGIAVLRFDFTGLGSSEGDFANSTFSSNVADLVLAADHLRETRQAPTLLIGHSLGGAAVLAAAHRIPEAKAVATIAAPSDPAHVTGLFAEHIDAIRQDGKGEVALAGRPFTITREFLDDIAEHKLLDRVASLHKALLVMHAPTDDTVGIDNATRIFVVAKHPKSFVSLAGADHLLSDKRDGLYVADMIAAWAQRYIEPVAPPAVVGAPEVPRQVIVQETREGKFQQMVSVGPHRLLADEPVAVGGADSGPGPYDLLLASLGACTAMTMRMYAERKALPLDRVTVTLNHAKLHAEDCAECETKSGLLDRIERVIAIEGTLDAEQRSKLMEIADKCPVHRTLHSEISIVTRAAD encoded by the coding sequence ATGCCGATCGAACGCTTTCAATTCCCCGGGATCGGTGGCCACCAGCTCTCCGCCTCGCTCGACCTGCCGGATGGCGAGCCCACGGCCTTTGCGCTGTTCGCGCATTGCTTCACCTGCGGCAAGGACGTGCTGGCGGCGCGTCGGATCGCTGCGCAGCTAACGGCGCATGGCATCGCGGTGCTGCGGTTCGACTTCACCGGGCTCGGCTCGAGCGAGGGCGACTTCGCCAATTCGACCTTCTCGTCAAACGTTGCCGATCTGGTGCTCGCCGCCGATCACCTGCGCGAGACCCGTCAGGCGCCGACGCTGCTGATCGGCCACAGCCTTGGCGGCGCCGCGGTGCTGGCGGCAGCCCACCGCATTCCCGAAGCCAAGGCGGTCGCGACGATCGCCGCGCCGTCCGATCCGGCGCATGTCACCGGGTTGTTCGCCGAACATATCGACGCCATCCGCCAGGATGGCAAAGGCGAGGTCGCGCTCGCCGGCCGCCCCTTCACCATCACGCGCGAATTCCTCGACGACATTGCCGAGCACAAGCTGCTGGATCGGGTGGCGTCGCTGCACAAGGCGCTGCTGGTGATGCACGCGCCGACCGACGACACTGTCGGCATCGACAACGCCACCAGGATCTTCGTCGTCGCCAAGCATCCCAAGAGCTTCGTCTCGCTGGCCGGCGCTGACCATCTGCTCAGCGACAAGCGTGACGGGCTCTATGTCGCCGACATGATCGCCGCCTGGGCGCAGCGCTATATCGAGCCGGTCGCGCCACCCGCCGTCGTTGGCGCGCCCGAGGTGCCGCGCCAGGTCATTGTGCAGGAGACCCGCGAGGGCAAGTTCCAGCAGATGGTGTCGGTGGGACCGCATCGCCTGCTCGCCGACGAGCCGGTCGCGGTCGGCGGGGCCGATTCCGGGCCGGGGCCCTATGACCTGCTCCTCGCCAGCCTCGGCGCTTGCACGGCGATGACAATGCGGATGTATGCCGAGCGCAAGGCGCTGCCGCTCGACCGCGTCACGGTGACGCTCAACCACGCCAAGCTCCACGCCGAGGACTGCGCCGAATGCGAGACCAAATCCGGCCTGCTCGACCGGATCGAACGGGTGATCGCGATCGAGGGCACGCTCGACGCCGAGCAGCGCAGCAAGCTGATGGAGATCGCCGACAAATGCCCGGTGCACCGCACCCTGCACTCCGAGATCAGCATCGTCACCCGCGCCGCGGATTGA
- a CDS encoding cytochrome P450 encodes MTELLSVTDWIHDFDHTDPRWTEDPYPIWQELRAAAPVVHTERFLGVYMPTTFEAVKEVCYDTDHFSSRRIIVRNERPETVQPAPPITSDPPEHKPAKRLLLPPFTPDAVRQLEPRIRSICNELIDDFIEDDGCDAAAQYTKHIPVRAIAHMLGIPEQDSDIFIKWIHEILELGITDTSILMRAVEEMSVYFAGHIAKRKQHPTDDLITTLMNARDKTGQPLSDAHVLGSLRLLLIAGIDTTWSAIGASLWHLAKTPADRERLLAEPELLPTAIEEFLRAYAPVTMAREVMKETEISGCPMKPGNMVLLSFPAANRDPSVFPDADQVRIDRKENPHVAFGLGIHRCVGSNLARMEMTVAIEEWLKRVPDFRLDPSQKVRWSEGTVRGPRALPLLFGKPS; translated from the coding sequence ATGACCGAGTTACTGTCCGTCACCGATTGGATTCACGACTTCGACCACACCGATCCGCGCTGGACCGAGGATCCCTATCCGATCTGGCAAGAACTGCGCGCCGCCGCCCCGGTGGTCCATACCGAGCGCTTTCTCGGGGTCTATATGCCGACCACCTTCGAGGCGGTGAAGGAGGTCTGCTACGACACCGATCACTTCTCGTCGCGCCGCATCATCGTGCGCAATGAGCGGCCCGAGACGGTGCAGCCGGCGCCGCCGATCACCTCCGATCCGCCCGAACACAAGCCGGCCAAGCGGCTCTTGCTGCCGCCCTTCACGCCCGACGCGGTGCGCCAGCTCGAGCCGCGGATCCGGTCGATCTGCAACGAGCTGATCGACGATTTCATCGAGGATGATGGCTGCGACGCCGCGGCGCAATATACCAAGCACATTCCGGTGCGCGCGATCGCCCATATGCTCGGAATTCCCGAGCAGGACAGCGACATCTTCATCAAATGGATCCACGAGATCCTCGAACTCGGGATCACCGACACCTCGATCCTGATGCGCGCGGTCGAGGAGATGAGCGTCTATTTCGCCGGACATATCGCCAAGCGCAAGCAGCACCCGACCGACGATCTGATCACGACGCTGATGAATGCCCGCGACAAGACCGGCCAGCCCTTGTCCGACGCCCATGTGCTGGGCTCGCTGCGGCTGCTGCTGATCGCCGGGATCGACACCACCTGGAGCGCGATCGGCGCCTCGCTGTGGCATCTGGCCAAGACCCCGGCCGACCGCGAGCGCCTGCTGGCGGAGCCGGAACTGCTGCCGACCGCGATCGAGGAGTTCCTGCGCGCCTATGCGCCGGTGACGATGGCGCGCGAGGTGATGAAGGAGACCGAGATCAGCGGCTGTCCGATGAAGCCGGGCAACATGGTGCTGTTGTCGTTTCCCGCCGCCAACCGCGATCCGTCGGTGTTTCCCGACGCCGACCAGGTCCGGATCGACCGCAAGGAAAACCCGCACGTCGCCTTCGGGCTCGGCATCCATCGCTGCGTCGGCTCCAATCTGGCGCGGATGGAAATGACCGTCGCGATCGAGGAATGGCTGAAGCGGGTTCCGGACTTCCGGCTCGATCCATCGCAGAAAGTCAGATGGTCGGAAGGCACCGTGCGCGGGCCGCGGGCGCTGCCGCTGCTGTTCGGCAAGCCAAGCTGA
- a CDS encoding histidine biosynthesis protein HisIE, whose translation MDTEKSSELSTHDESDKPLMHVLIDAVIDGAAALTKSAAKTAADTVAGKAKPKSARTGKPAAKKVKAAPQPSPAVAKPATKSPSKPAKSSAKKATKTAKKAVKKAVKAVKAKTAKAGAKTAAKAKTVKKTVKKAAKKTTKAAKTTAKKASKAAKAATKSAKKTVKKAAKKSTKKSTKR comes from the coding sequence ATGGACACCGAGAAGAGTAGCGAATTGTCGACCCACGACGAGTCGGACAAGCCGCTGATGCATGTGCTGATCGATGCCGTGATCGATGGCGCCGCGGCGCTGACCAAATCCGCGGCCAAGACCGCCGCCGATACGGTGGCCGGCAAAGCCAAGCCGAAGTCGGCCCGGACCGGCAAACCGGCGGCGAAGAAGGTCAAGGCCGCGCCCCAGCCGTCGCCCGCGGTCGCCAAGCCCGCAACCAAGTCGCCGTCGAAGCCGGCCAAGAGCAGCGCCAAGAAGGCAACCAAGACAGCAAAGAAGGCCGTCAAGAAAGCCGTGAAGGCGGTCAAGGCCAAGACAGCCAAGGCAGGCGCCAAGACCGCGGCCAAAGCCAAGACCGTCAAGAAGACGGTGAAAAAGGCCGCCAAGAAGACCACCAAGGCCGCCAAGACGACCGCCAAGAAAGCATCCAAGGCTGCAAAGGCCGCGACCAAGTCTGCCAAGAAGACCGTCAAGAAGGCTGCAAAGAAGAGCACAAAGAAAAGCACGAAGCGCTAG
- a CDS encoding amidase, translating to MTASPWSFASATELTTALKAKKVSAVELAQDTIDRIERHDAKINAVCVRDFERGLDAARAADAALARGESAPLLGIPMTVKESYNVAGTPTTWGFPAQKDFVATEDALAIARVKAAGGVILGKTNVPVALADWQSYNEVYGTTNNPFDLGRTPGGSSGGSSAALAAGYGALSLGSDIGGSLRVPAFHCGIYAHKPTFGLCPARGHTAPPLPPLPFERDLSVIGPMARSAADLSLLLDVIAEPDPIEAGVGFRLALPAARHAALKDFRVLVLDSHPLLPTAANVGAAVATLAGQLEKAGVSITRGSPLLPDLAVSSRLYMRMLLSFLAASFAPDDYAGAQAAAAALDAADTSLGAERLRGISLSHRDWLADNGARTRLRAQWRELFTSFDAVICPVMPTPAYPHDHSEPQESRRIRIDNADHPYVDQLVWPGIATLPGLPATAIPLTLSDDGLPIGVQIVGPWLEDRTPLQLAELIEREFGGFTPPPLFAD from the coding sequence TTGACCGCATCGCCATGGAGTTTCGCCAGCGCCACCGAGTTGACCACCGCGCTGAAAGCCAAGAAGGTCTCCGCGGTGGAGCTGGCGCAGGACACGATCGACCGGATCGAGCGCCATGATGCGAAGATCAACGCGGTCTGCGTGCGCGATTTCGAGCGCGGCCTCGACGCCGCGCGCGCCGCCGACGCCGCCCTGGCGCGGGGTGAGAGCGCGCCGCTGCTCGGCATTCCGATGACGGTGAAGGAGAGCTACAACGTCGCCGGCACGCCGACGACCTGGGGATTTCCGGCACAGAAGGATTTCGTCGCCACCGAAGATGCGCTGGCGATCGCGCGGGTCAAGGCCGCCGGCGGCGTGATCCTGGGCAAGACCAACGTGCCGGTCGCGCTCGCCGACTGGCAGAGCTACAACGAGGTCTACGGCACCACCAACAACCCGTTCGATCTCGGCCGGACGCCGGGCGGCTCCTCCGGCGGATCGTCGGCCGCGCTCGCCGCCGGCTATGGCGCGCTGTCGCTCGGCTCCGATATCGGCGGCTCGCTGCGGGTGCCGGCGTTTCATTGCGGGATCTACGCCCACAAGCCGACCTTCGGGCTGTGCCCGGCGCGCGGCCACACCGCGCCGCCACTGCCGCCGCTGCCATTCGAGCGCGACCTGTCGGTGATCGGGCCGATGGCGCGCTCGGCCGCCGACCTGTCGTTGCTGCTCGACGTCATCGCCGAACCAGATCCGATCGAAGCCGGCGTCGGTTTCAGGCTGGCGCTGCCGGCCGCGCGCCATGCCGCGCTGAAGGATTTCCGGGTGCTGGTGCTCGACAGCCATCCGCTGCTGCCGACCGCGGCCAATGTCGGCGCGGCGGTGGCGACGCTGGCGGGGCAATTGGAGAAGGCCGGCGTCAGCATCACCCGCGGCTCGCCGCTGTTGCCGGACCTCGCCGTCTCGTCGCGGCTCTATATGCGGATGCTGCTGTCGTTCCTCGCCGCCTCCTTCGCGCCGGACGATTATGCCGGCGCGCAAGCCGCCGCGGCGGCGCTCGATGCCGCCGACACCAGCCTCGGCGCCGAGCGGCTGCGCGGCATCAGCCTCAGCCATCGCGACTGGCTGGCGGACAATGGCGCCCGCACCCGGCTGCGCGCGCAATGGCGCGAGCTGTTCACATCGTTCGACGCCGTGATCTGCCCGGTGATGCCGACGCCGGCCTATCCGCACGATCACAGCGAGCCGCAGGAATCGCGTCGCATCCGGATCGACAACGCCGATCATCCTTACGTTGACCAATTGGTGTGGCCCGGCATCGCCACCCTGCCCGGTCTGCCGGCGACCGCGATCCCGCTGACGCTGTCGGATGACGGCCTGCCGATCGGCGTGCAGATCGTCGGCCCCTGGCTCGAGGACCGCACGCCGCTGCAACTGGCCGAACTGATCGAACGCGAATTCGGCGGCTTCACGCCGCCACCGCTATTCGCGGATTGA
- a CDS encoding fatty acid desaturase family protein — MPAVARVDPKTIFSAEEWARLTRRSSLRGLWLVAHAWGTIAAAIALVTWWPNPLTWLVAVMIVGTRQLGLAILMHEAAHGGLHRNQTINEWIGQWLCAVPVGADLASYRSYHLQHHKFTQQPEDPDLSLSAPFPIGKDSFARKAIRDLTGQTFVKQRLPLFLSLFRRKAADGEVSHESFVASGADKMARFLGFNAGLFVLFWLCGAGIWFVGVWVVAMASWLPLVTRVRNIAEHACTSTGPDPFSHARTTLASPLERLLVAPYWVNYHAEHHLFMYLPCYNLPGVHRLLRDKALLARVEVAPSYLDVLRLATARG, encoded by the coding sequence ATGCCCGCGGTCGCGCGCGTCGATCCGAAAACAATATTCTCGGCGGAGGAATGGGCCCGGCTGACGCGCCGCTCCTCACTGCGCGGCCTGTGGCTGGTGGCGCACGCCTGGGGCACCATCGCGGCTGCGATCGCGCTGGTGACGTGGTGGCCGAATCCGCTGACCTGGCTGGTCGCGGTGATGATCGTCGGCACCCGGCAACTCGGCCTCGCCATCCTGATGCACGAGGCCGCCCATGGCGGGCTGCACCGCAACCAGACGATCAATGAATGGATCGGGCAATGGCTATGCGCGGTGCCGGTCGGCGCCGATCTGGCGAGCTATCGCTCCTATCATCTGCAGCATCATAAATTCACCCAGCAGCCCGAGGACCCGGACCTGTCGCTATCGGCGCCGTTCCCGATCGGCAAGGACAGTTTCGCCCGCAAGGCGATCCGCGATCTCACCGGCCAGACCTTCGTCAAGCAGCGGCTGCCGTTGTTTTTATCGCTGTTCCGGCGCAAGGCCGCCGACGGCGAGGTCTCGCATGAAAGTTTCGTCGCCAGCGGCGCCGACAAGATGGCGCGGTTCCTCGGCTTCAATGCCGGGCTGTTCGTGCTGTTCTGGCTATGCGGCGCGGGCATCTGGTTCGTCGGCGTCTGGGTTGTGGCGATGGCGAGCTGGCTGCCGCTGGTGACGCGGGTGCGCAACATCGCCGAGCATGCCTGCACCTCGACCGGCCCCGATCCGTTCAGCCACGCCCGCACCACGCTGGCGTCGCCGCTGGAGCGGCTCTTGGTGGCACCCTATTGGGTCAATTACCACGCCGAACATCATCTGTTCATGTATCTGCCCTGCTACAATCTGCCGGGCGTGCACCGATTGCTGCGCGACAAGGCGCTGCTCGCACGCGTCGAGGTCGCGCCATCCTATCTCGACGTGCTGAGGCTGGCGACGGCGCGGGGCTGA
- the paaZ gene encoding phenylacetic acid degradation bifunctional protein PaaZ, with the protein MTITLQSLALDHWVEAAGGFVGIDSAVDGAIVARASSAGLDFAAMAKYAREVGGPALRQLSFHQRADLLRALAAYLTERKEPLYRLAIDTGANRRDNAIDIDGGLMTLSAYASRGRRDLPDAKFVTEGDVEALSKRGGFVGQHILSPLRGVAVHINAFNFPCWGLLEKLAPALLAGVPVIVKPATATAYVAEALVRLIHQSGLLPKGALQLICGGTGDLLDHLGGQDVISFTGSIETSDRLRSHPNIARHSIRFIAERDSLNAAMLGPDVTPEAPEFDLFIREVVREMTVKAGQKCTAIRRILVPRALEGQVITALQAKLAEVKLGDPRRDDHAMGPLVSRGQRDSVRAQIAILQSEAEIVFGDPAQSAADGVDSKAGAYLAPVLLRATDPMTAKRIHDTEAFGPVATLIAYDDVDQAIELIRRGEGSLVASLFTYNRAVAEAVLLGIAPWHGRLLIIDRDCAAESTGHGSPLPQLLHGGPGRAGGGEELGGLRSVVHYMQRTAVQCSPARLAALTGVWGKGAPAPLAAEHPFKRDYDHLAIGDSIETASRPITLDDIEHFAAFTGDNFYAHMDEAAAKANPFFPGRVAHGYLILAFAAGLFVDPAPGPLLANYGLDNLRFLKPVSPDDTIRVKLTVKQKSPARKPDYGEVRWDVEVFNQNDEPVARYDLLTMSARAA; encoded by the coding sequence ATGACCATCACCTTGCAGAGCCTGGCGCTGGATCACTGGGTCGAGGCCGCCGGCGGATTTGTCGGGATCGACAGCGCGGTCGATGGCGCCATCGTGGCGCGTGCCTCCAGCGCCGGGCTGGATTTCGCCGCGATGGCGAAGTATGCGCGCGAGGTCGGCGGTCCCGCGCTGCGCCAACTCAGCTTTCATCAGCGCGCCGATCTGCTGCGGGCGCTCGCCGCCTATCTCACTGAGCGCAAGGAGCCGCTCTATCGGCTCGCCATCGACACTGGCGCCAACCGCCGCGACAACGCCATCGACATCGACGGCGGGCTGATGACGCTGTCGGCCTACGCGTCGCGCGGCCGCCGCGATCTGCCCGACGCCAAATTCGTCACCGAGGGCGACGTCGAAGCGCTGTCAAAGCGCGGCGGTTTCGTCGGCCAGCACATCCTGTCGCCGCTGCGCGGTGTCGCCGTGCATATCAACGCTTTCAATTTTCCGTGCTGGGGCCTACTGGAAAAACTGGCGCCGGCGCTGCTGGCCGGCGTGCCGGTGATCGTCAAGCCCGCGACCGCGACCGCCTATGTGGCCGAGGCGCTGGTCCGGCTGATCCACCAATCCGGCCTGTTGCCCAAGGGCGCGCTGCAACTGATCTGCGGCGGCACCGGCGATCTGCTGGATCATCTGGGCGGCCAGGACGTCATCTCCTTCACCGGCTCGATCGAAACCTCCGACAGGCTGCGCAGCCATCCCAACATCGCCCGGCATTCGATCCGTTTCATCGCCGAACGCGACTCGTTGAACGCCGCGATGCTCGGCCCGGATGTGACGCCGGAGGCGCCCGAATTCGACCTGTTCATCCGCGAAGTGGTGCGCGAGATGACCGTCAAGGCCGGGCAGAAATGCACCGCGATCCGTCGCATTCTGGTGCCGCGCGCGTTGGAAGGGCAGGTGATCACTGCGCTGCAGGCGAAACTCGCCGAGGTCAAGCTCGGCGATCCGCGCCGCGACGATCACGCGATGGGGCCGCTGGTCAGCCGTGGACAGCGCGACTCGGTGCGCGCCCAGATTGCGATCCTGCAAAGCGAGGCCGAGATCGTGTTCGGCGATCCGGCGCAATCCGCCGCCGATGGCGTCGATAGCAAGGCCGGCGCCTATCTCGCGCCGGTGCTGCTGCGCGCGACCGATCCGATGACGGCGAAACGGATTCACGACACCGAAGCCTTCGGCCCGGTCGCCACTTTGATCGCCTATGACGATGTCGACCAGGCGATCGAATTGATCCGGCGCGGCGAGGGCAGCCTGGTGGCCTCGCTGTTCACTTACAACCGCGCGGTCGCCGAAGCCGTGCTGCTCGGCATCGCACCGTGGCATGGCCGCCTTTTGATCATCGACCGCGACTGCGCTGCCGAATCCACCGGCCATGGCTCGCCATTGCCGCAATTGTTGCATGGCGGCCCCGGTCGCGCCGGCGGCGGCGAGGAGCTCGGCGGGCTGCGCAGCGTGGTTCACTACATGCAGCGCACCGCGGTGCAGTGTTCGCCGGCGCGGCTGGCGGCGCTGACCGGGGTGTGGGGCAAAGGCGCGCCGGCGCCGCTGGCGGCCGAGCATCCGTTCAAGCGCGATTATGATCATCTGGCGATCGGCGACAGCATCGAGACCGCCAGCCGGCCGATCACGCTCGACGATATCGAGCACTTCGCCGCATTCACCGGCGACAATTTCTACGCCCATATGGACGAGGCCGCCGCCAAGGCCAATCCGTTCTTCCCCGGCCGCGTCGCCCATGGCTATCTCATTCTGGCCTTCGCAGCCGGGCTGTTTGTCGATCCGGCGCCCGGGCCGCTGCTGGCGAATTACGGCCTCGACAATCTGCGCTTCCTCAAGCCGGTGTCGCCCGACGACACCATCCGGGTGAAACTGACGGTGAAGCAGAAATCGCCGGCGCGCAAACCCGACTATGGCGAGGTGCGCTGGGACGTCGAGGTGTTCAACCAGAACGACGAGCCGGTGGCCCGCTACGATCTGCTGACCATGAGCGCGCGGGCGGCGTAG
- a CDS encoding sulfite oxidase-like oxidoreductase — protein sequence MTDDNEPPKSKLTLSKQRWAREGKFLTGQVARPQEQRLPPGQHLTRDWPVLDLGLSPQIARERWRLDVYGAVANPLFWDFAQFTAQPQADITSDIHCVTTWSRYDNQWQGLATSELLEACQPHPEARFVVLHSHDGYTTNLALEDFAAADALLAHSWSGAPLAQEHGGPVRLVVPHLYFWKSAKWLQSIEFLDADAPGYWEVRGYHNRGDPWQEQRYSGD from the coding sequence ATGACCGACGACAACGAGCCGCCCAAGTCCAAGCTGACGCTCAGCAAGCAGCGCTGGGCGCGCGAGGGCAAGTTCCTCACCGGTCAGGTGGCGCGGCCGCAGGAGCAGCGGCTGCCGCCCGGACAGCATCTGACCCGCGACTGGCCGGTGCTCGACCTCGGCCTGTCGCCGCAGATTGCGCGCGAGCGCTGGCGGCTCGACGTCTATGGCGCGGTCGCCAATCCGCTGTTCTGGGACTTCGCCCAATTCACCGCGCAGCCGCAGGCGGACATCACCTCCGACATCCATTGCGTCACCACCTGGTCGCGCTACGACAATCAATGGCAGGGGCTGGCGACAAGCGAGTTGCTCGAGGCCTGCCAGCCGCATCCCGAGGCTCGTTTCGTGGTGCTGCATAGCCATGACGGCTACACCACCAATCTGGCGCTGGAGGATTTCGCCGCCGCGGACGCGCTGCTGGCCCATAGCTGGTCCGGGGCGCCGCTGGCCCAGGAGCATGGCGGCCCGGTGCGGCTGGTGGTGCCGCATCTGTATTTCTGGAAAAGCGCGAAGTGGCTGCAGAGCATCGAGTTCCTCGACGCCGATGCGCCCGGCTACTGGGAAGTGCGCGGCTATCACAACCGCGGCGACCCGTGGCAGGAGCAACGCTATTCGGGTGATTGA
- a CDS encoding ferredoxin produces the protein MSGGLKIHVDQDKCQGHARCKALAPELFSLDKYGNAHEIGDGTVPADLTDKAWLAKTNCPEAAIEIVEE, from the coding sequence ATGTCGGGCGGACTCAAAATCCATGTCGATCAGGATAAGTGCCAGGGCCATGCGCGCTGCAAGGCGCTGGCGCCCGAGCTGTTTTCGCTCGACAAATATGGCAATGCCCACGAGATCGGCGACGGCACAGTGCCGGCCGACCTGACCGACAAGGCCTGGCTGGCCAAGACGAATTGCCCCGAAGCCGCGATCGAGATCGTCGAGGAGTAG
- a CDS encoding amidase, with amino-acid sequence MAVDPKLIKETACAVVDKLNAGDVTPLDLLDLLEARIAEVDGAVNALPTLCFDRARQHAAELMKKPLGQRGVLAGMPMPIKDLTAVAGVLTTQGSPIFKDTIPTRSDLMVENLEANGALVYAKSNTPEFGAGANTFNEVFGATRNPWDTSRSAAGSSGGAAAALASGTAWLAHGSDMGGSLRNPASFCGIVGMRPSIGRVAHTPAAKIDRNLGQQGPMARNVEDLALLLDAMSGEYAADPASLPSPATSFLAAARARQQPLRVAYSPDLGITPVDPEVAAITRKAAMRFADAGVIVEEAHPDLSEAHDCFQVLRAYDFALSKAALLRTKRDLLKPEVIWNIEQGMKLTVDDLARAEAQRVAMSTRTLAFFQTYDLLLCPATIVAPFPVENRYVAECAGKTFDNYVEWLAIVYAITLVCCPALSLPCGFTSRGLPVGLQMVAPPRADARLLAGAAVLEDILGLRGTTPIDPRPAPAA; translated from the coding sequence GTGGCAGTTGATCCGAAGCTGATCAAGGAAACGGCATGCGCCGTGGTCGACAAACTCAATGCGGGCGACGTGACCCCGCTGGATCTGCTCGACCTGTTGGAGGCGCGGATCGCCGAGGTCGATGGCGCGGTCAATGCGCTGCCGACGTTGTGCTTCGATCGCGCTCGCCAGCATGCCGCCGAGCTGATGAAGAAGCCGCTGGGCCAGCGCGGCGTATTGGCCGGAATGCCGATGCCGATCAAGGATCTGACCGCCGTGGCCGGCGTGCTGACCACGCAGGGCTCGCCGATCTTCAAGGACACCATCCCGACGCGCTCCGACCTGATGGTCGAAAATCTCGAGGCCAATGGCGCGCTGGTCTATGCCAAGTCCAACACCCCGGAATTCGGCGCCGGCGCCAACACCTTCAACGAGGTGTTCGGTGCGACGCGCAACCCGTGGGATACGTCACGCTCCGCCGCCGGATCGTCGGGGGGCGCCGCGGCGGCGCTGGCCAGCGGCACCGCCTGGCTGGCGCACGGCTCCGACATGGGCGGCTCGCTGCGCAATCCGGCGAGCTTCTGCGGCATCGTCGGGATGCGGCCGAGCATCGGCCGCGTCGCCCATACGCCGGCCGCCAAGATCGACCGCAATCTCGGCCAGCAGGGGCCGATGGCGCGCAATGTCGAGGATCTGGCGCTGCTGCTCGACGCGATGAGCGGCGAATACGCCGCCGACCCGGCGTCGCTGCCATCGCCCGCGACCTCGTTTCTGGCCGCCGCGCGGGCACGACAGCAGCCGCTGCGCGTGGCCTATTCGCCCGATCTCGGCATCACCCCGGTCGATCCGGAGGTCGCCGCCATCACCCGCAAGGCGGCGATGCGCTTCGCCGACGCCGGCGTCATTGTCGAGGAAGCCCATCCCGATTTGAGCGAGGCGCATGATTGCTTCCAGGTGCTGCGCGCCTACGACTTCGCCCTCAGCAAGGCCGCTCTGCTGCGCACCAAGCGCGACCTGCTGAAGCCGGAAGTGATCTGGAATATCGAGCAGGGCATGAAGCTGACGGTCGACGATCTGGCGCGGGCCGAGGCGCAGCGCGTGGCGATGTCGACGCGCACCCTCGCCTTCTTCCAGACCTACGACCTGCTGCTGTGCCCGGCCACCATCGTGGCGCCATTCCCGGTCGAGAACCGCTACGTCGCCGAATGCGCCGGAAAGACCTTCGACAATTATGTCGAATGGCTGGCGATCGTCTATGCGATCACGCTGGTGTGTTGCCCGGCGCTGTCGCTGCCCTGCGGCTTCACCTCCAGGGGGCTGCCGGTCGGGCTGCAGATGGTGGCGCCGCCGCGCGCCGACGCCAGGCTGCTGGCCGGCGCCGCAGTGCTCGAAGACATCCTCGGCCTGCGCGGCACCACGCCGATCGACCCGCGCCCGGCCCCCGCGGCGTAA